The Motilibacter peucedani DNA window CGGACGGTGTCTCCGACGGCGTCTGGACCGGCGACGGCGTCGTGCCGCCCTCGCTCGCCGTCACCGAGCTCGGCGAGACGGACGGCGTGGTGGTGGCGGGGACCGACGGGGTCACCGTGGGGGTCTGCGTCGGCGTCTGGGTCGGAGTGGTGCCGGGCGTCGGCGTCACGGTGTCGCCGGGGGTGATCGGCGTCGGCGTGACGGTCGGCGTCTCGGTCGGCGTCACCGTGGGCGTCACCGTCGGCGTCGCGGTGTCCTCGGGCGTCGTCGGCGTCGGGGTGGGCGTCTCGGCCGGCGTCGTCGGCGTGGGGGTGGGCGTCGGCGTGTCCGCAGGCGTCGTCGGAGTCGGCGTCGGCGTGGCGGTGTCGCACCCGAGCCGCTCGCCCGAGCGCAGCAGCGTCCCGTGCGACGTGAAGTAGTTGTAGGTGAGCGTCGCGGGCGCGCTCGTGCCGTAGATCAGGTCGATCTGGCCGCAGGACGGCACCGTGACCGCCAGCCGGCCGACGCCGCTGCGCAGCTCGACCCGGGTCTGGTGCTTCGCGTCGGGCGCGTAGCGGTAGGACACCAGCGACGCCTTGGTGCCGGCGCACGCGTCGGGCGCCAGCGACACCGTGGCGGTGCCGGCGGCTGCGCTGAAGGACTCGACGGTGATCGCGGCCTTGCCGCTGACGCACGTGGCTGCGGCAGCACTGACGGCGGAGTCCGAGTGCACGGCGGCGAGGGCCACCGACGGGACGCTGACCAGCGGCACGGAGAGCGCTGCTGCAAGGAGTGGACGTCGCATGGGATTCCTTCGTCGGTGACGGTCTCGTACGGTACACGCAGGCCGCGCGCGTATCCGGCGTTTTGCCCTTTTCGCCCTCGTCTACCTCGAGCTGCGGGCACGGGGAGTGTCGTACGCGTTCTTCCACGACTGGAGGGCCTCGAACCAGTCTCGAACGGGTGGAAGCGATGCGGACCGCCACCGTCCGGAACCGAGCACACTGTAGCCGGGCCGTCGCGCTACGCGCTGTAACACGGCCGAGCTCGTCGGACGCACCCGCTCGGGGTCGTGGCCGAGCAGCTCGAAGGTGGCCCGAGCCAGGCCGTACCAGCTCGTCTGCCCGCTGCTCGTGGCGTGGTAGACGCCCGGCGGCGCCTGCTCAGCCAGCCCGACCGCGAGCAGCGCGTCGGCCAGGTCGCGGGTCCAGGTGGGTGCGCCGACCTGGTCGTCGACGACGTCGACGGTGGGCCGCTCCTCGGCGAGCCGTGCCATCGTCGTGACGAAGCTGCGCCCGTGGGTCGCGTAGAGCCAGGCGGTGCGCACGACGTAGCCGGCCTCCGGGTGCAGCTCGAGCACGGCGCGCTCGCCGACGAGCTTCGTGCGGCCGTAGGCGTTGACCGGCGAGGGGGGCGCGTCCTCCGCGTAGGGCTGCGTGGCCTCGCCCGAGAACACGTAGTCGGTCGAGGGCTGGAGCAGCCGGGCCCCGCGCCGCGCGCACTCGCGGGCGAGCACCTCCACCGCGTCGCCGTTGACCCGGCGGGCCGCCTCCTCGGCGGCCTCCGCCCCGTCGACGTCGGTCCAGGCGGCGCAGTTGACCACGACGTCGGCCTCGGCGACGGCCGCCCGCAGCGCCCCCTCGTCGAGCAGGTCGAGCTGCGCACGCGTGCGTGCGTCGACCGTCTGCCCCGGTGCCGCCTCGAGCGCGGTCACGACGTCGCGCCCGAGCATGCCCGCGGCGCCGGTGACCAGCCAGCGGCTCACCCGGCCGCCCCGAGGGCGGCGGCGGCCTTGAGCGGCTCCCACCAGGAGCGGTTGTCGCGGTACCACTCGACCGTCGCTGCGAGGCCCTCGTCGAAGGGCACCCGCGGCGCGTAGCCGAGCTCGGTCGACACCTTCGAGATGTCCACGGAGTAGCGCAGGTCGTGGCCGAGCCGGTCAGGCACCTGGACCACGCGCGACCAGTCGGCGCCGAGGGCGGCGAGCAGCCGCTCGGTCAGCTCGCGGTTGGTCAGCTCGGTGCCGCCGCCGATGTTGTAGACCTCGCCCCCGCGCCCGCGCTCGAGCACCAGGGCGATGCCGCGGCAGTGGTCGTCGACGTGCAGCCAGTCGCGCACGTTGCGGCCCTCGCCGTAGAGCGGCACGCTGCGCCCGTCGAGCAGGTTGGTGACGAACAGCGGCACCACCTTCTCGGGGAACTGGTGGGGCCCGTAGTTGTTGGAGCAGCGCGTGACCGACACGTCGAGGCCGTGGGTGCGGGCGTAGGCGCGGGCCAGCAGGTCGCTCGACGCCTTGCTCGCGGAGTAGGGGGAGTTCGGCTCCAGCGGCGCGGTCTCGCTCCACGAGCCGGTCTCGATCGAGCCGTAGACCTCGTCGGTGGAGACGTGCACGAACTTGCCGAGCGAGTGGCGGCGCGCGGCGTCGAGCAGGGTCTGGGTGCCGAGCACGTTGGTGCGGACGAACTCCGCCGACGCCGCGATGGAGCGGTCGACGTGGGACTCGGCGGCGAAGTGCACCACGGCGTCGGCGTCGGCGACCAGCGCGTCGACCAGGTCGACGTCGCAGACGTCGCCGTGCACGAAGCGCAGCCCCGGCGTCCGCTCGACGTCGGGCAGGTTGGTCAGCGTTCCTGCGTAGGTCAGCGCGTCGAGGACGACGAGCTCGGCACCGGCCAGCGCGGGGTAGCCGCCCGCCAGCGCGGTGCGCACGAAGTGGGAGCCGATGAAGCCCGCACCCCCGGTGACCAGCAGTCTCATGCGGCGAGGCTAGTCGACCGGCCCGGGTGGCGACCGCGGTCGTCCACAGGCCGCCCGTCGCTACTGTGGCGCCCCATGAAGGGCATCATCCTGGCGGGCGGGACGGGCACGCGCCTGCACCCGATCACCCGCGGGATCAGCAAGCAGCTCATGCCGGTCTACGACAAGCCGATGGTCTACTACCCGCTCTGGACGCTGGTCCAGGCAGGCATCCGCGAGGTCCTCGTCATCACCACGCCGCAGGACCGCGACTCCTTCGCGCGCCTGCTCGGCGACGGCAGCGAGCTCGGCATGTCGATCGACTACGCGGTGCAGCCGCGCCCCGAGGGCCTCGCCCAGGCCTTCCTGATCGGCGCCGGCTTCGTCGGCGGCGGCACCGTCGCCCTCGTGCTCGGCGACAACATCTTCTACGGCGCCGGGCTCGACGAGCAGCTCAAGGCCGTGCACGACGTGGACGGCGGGCGGATCTTCGCCTACCGCGTCGCCGACCCGACCGCGTACGGCGTGGTGGAGTTCGACGACGACGGCCGCGTGCTCTCGATCGAGGAGAAGCCGGCGCAGCCGCGCTCGCCCTACGCCGTGCCCGGCATCTACTTCTACGACAACTCCGTGCTCGAGATCGCAGCCGGGCTGACCCCCAGCGCGCGCGGCGAGCTCGAGATCACCGCGGTCAACGCGGAGTACCTCCGCCAGGGCCGCCTGGCCGTCACCGTCCTGCCGCGCGGCACCGCCTGGCTCGACACCGGCACGTTCGACTCGATGGTGCAGGCGACCGAGTTCGTGCGGGCCGTCGAGCTGCGCCAGGGCCAGAAGATCGGCTGCATCGAGGAGGCGGCCTGGCGCGAGGGCTGGATCGACGACGACCAGCTGGCCGGCCTCGCCCAGGACCTGCGCGCGTCGGGCTACGGCGACTACCTGCTGAGCCTGCTCGGCCGGTGAGGACCTGATGGAGATCCGTCGGCTCTCGGTGCCCGACGCCTACGAGGTGACGCCCGTGCAGCACCGCGACGGGCGCGGCGCCTTCCTCGAGTGGTTCCGCGAGGACGTCTTCGAGGCGGAGGTCGGGCGCCCGTTCCGCCTGCGCCAGGCCAACGTCTCGGTCTCGCGGCTGGGCGCGCTGCGCGGCGTCCACTTCGCCGACGTCCCGCCGGGGCAGGCGAAGTACGTCACGTGCCTTTCGGGGTCGGTGCTCGACGTGGTGGTCGACCTGCGCGTCGGCTCACCGACGTTCGGCCGCTGGGACGCCGTGGAGCTCGACGACGTGTCCCGGCGGGCGGTCTTCCTCTCCGAGGGCCTGGGGCACGGGTTCGTCGCCCGCACCGACGGCGCGGTCGTCAGCTACCTCTGCAGCGAGGGCTACGCGCCCGGCAGGGAGCACGGCGTCATGCCCTTCGACCCCGACCTCGGCGTCGACTGGGGGGCTCCGGCGGAGCGCCTGCTCCTGTCGCCGAAGGACGAGGCGGCCCCGACGCTGGCGCAGGCGCGCGCCGACGGGCTGCTGCCCGACTACCGCGCGTGCAGGGCGCTCTACGCCGCGTCTGCCTCTTAGGGCAGGGTGCCGGCACCCCCCGGCGAGGTGGTGGCAGCAGGGGTGACAAGGGCCTCGGCAGTGCGCTGGAATACGCCTGCTGCCGTGCGGAGAGCTCGTCGTTCGCCACATTCGTCCCATTCCGCCTCACAGACACCGTGCGGTAGTGTCGTCGTCACGCGGCTGACACGCAGCAGTGCTGTGCTGGGGCCCGCGGCGACGATGGAGTCCGTGCTCGGGGCGGTGCCGGCGTGCGAGGGGGCGCGCCGGAGGTTGCCCGTCCGACGTCGACCACTCGTCCACCCTGGGGGGACCGTGCCCACACAGCAGGAACTCGTCGCTGCGCGCGCCGACGACCGGCCCACGCTGGTCCACCGCCCGTCGGTGCCCGACGACCGTCCGGTGCTCGTGCCGGAGCCCGCACGCCCCTGGGGCGACCACGTCCTGGGCGCGGGCACCCGCCTGCCGCGCGCCTGGCAGCGCCGCTACACCGCCGCCGTCGTCGCGTCCGACGCCGCCGCCGCCGTCGTCATCTCGCTGGTGCTGGTCGCCTACCTCCTGCACCGCGACTCGGGCTCCGGCGCGGTCGCCGTGGGCGGCCTGCTCGCCTTCCCGGCCGTCTGGATGGCCTCGCTGGCCGTCGGCCGCTGCTACGAGGAGCGCTTCCTGCTCTCGGGCGGCGAGGCGTTCAAGCGGCTGAGCGACACCGGCCTGCGCCTGCTCGCGGTGGCGGCGGTCGTCGCAGCCCTCTCCGAGGGCACGGCCGCGCGGCTGGTCGCGCTGGTCGCCGTCCCGCTCGCCCTGCTCGCCGGAGCGGTGGCCCGCGCGGTCGGCCGGGCCCGCCTCCACGCCCTGCGGGCCAAGGGCGCCGCCATGCACCGCGTCGTGGTCGTCGGCTCCGCCGCCGCCGTGGCCGAGATGGTGCGGCTGTGCCGCACCGACTCCACCAGCGGCTTCTCCTTCGTCGGTGCCCTGGTCGACGGCCCGGCCGTCGCGGGCGCCGAGCTCGAGGGCGTCCCGGTGCTCGGCGAGCCGAGCGCGGCCGGCTCGCTCGTCGCCTCCTCGGGCGCCGACACCCTGCTGGTCGCCTCCGGCGTCGACGCCGAGGCGCTGACCCGGCTGTGCTGGCTGGTCGAGGGCCTCGGGGCCGACGTGTTCGTCGCGCCGAACCTCAGCGGCGTCTCGGGCCCGCGCCTGAGCGTGCACCCCGTCGGCGGCGTGCCGCTGCTCCACGTCGACGAGCCGGAGCTCTCCGGCCCGCGCCGGCTGCTCAAGTCGCTGTTCGACCGCACGATGGCCGCGGCCGGCCTGCTGGCGCTGCTGCCCGTGCTCGCGGCCGTGGCCCTCGCCGTCAAGCTCGACTCGCGCGGGCCGGTCGTCTTCAAGCAGGTGCGCGTCGGCAAGGCGGGCACGCCGTTCACCATGTGGAAGTTCCGCTCGATGGTGCCCGACGCCGAGCGCCGCCGCACCGAGATCGAGCACCTCAACGACCACGGCGACGACCACGTCCTGTTCAAGATGAAGGACGACCCGCGCATCACCCGGGTGGGCAAGTTCCTGCGCCGCTACTCCCTCGACGAGCTGCCGCAGCTGGTCAACGTGCTGCGCGGCGAGATGTCGCTGGTGGGGCCCCGGCCGCCGCTGCCCTCCGAGGTCGAGCGCTACGCCGACTCGAGCACCCGCCGGCTGCTCGTCCGGCCCGGCCTGACCGGCCTCTGGCAGGTCAGCGGCCGCTCGGACCTCTCGTGGGAGGAGTCGCTGCGCCTCGACCTGCACTACGTCGAGAACTGGAGCCTCTTCTTCGACCTGCACATCCTGTGGAAGACCGGCTCGGCGGTGCTGGGGCGCAGCGGCGCCTACTAGCGCACGCGGTACGGTGCACGCGTGCGACGACGCTCACCCCGCTCCCGTCCTGCCGCGCTGGTCGCTGCCGCCCTCTCGGTCGCCGCGCTCGCCGCGTGCGCGCCGGTCCAGGCCGGCTCCGCCGCGATCGTCGGCGACAGGCGCATCACGACCGACTCCGTGCGCTCCACCGTCGACGAGCTGGTGGCCCAGAGCCCCCAGGTCGAGCGCACGCAGGCGCTCGGCGCGACCGTGAGCTCGATGGTCGAGTACGCGCTGGTCGACGAGCTCGCCGCCCGGCAGCGCCCGCCGGTGACCGTCAGCGACGCCGAGATCGCCGCTGCCCGCCAGCAGTTCACCGCGCAGGCCGGCGGCGAGGAGGCGCTGACGCAGGCGTTCCTCCAGCAGCGGGTCCCGCGCAGCGGCGAGTCGACCTTCCTGCGCTCGCTGCTGCTGCGCCAGAAGATCGCCGCCCAGCTCGCCCCCGCCGCGGCCAGCGACGACGAGCGCTCGGCCGCCTTCGCGAAGGCGGCGACCGCCCTGCAGGACGAGCTCGACATCAAGGTCAACCCGCGCTTCGGGCGCTTCGACCCGAAGACCTTCGCGGTCACCCCGCTGGCCAGCGGCGGCCTCGCGACCGCGGCCAGCCCGGCGCCCAGCGCCCCGGCCGCGGGCTGAGCGGCCGCGTGCGCCCTGAGGTCGTCCTCGTCACGGTCTCCCCGCGCGTGGCGCCCGGGCAGCTGAGCTGGCCGGCGTGGCAGGCCCTGCGCGACGCGGCCGTCGTCGTCCTGGGGCCGGGGGCGGAGGGTCACGCCGAGGCGCTGACGGGCGCCGGCGTCGAGGCGCGGGCCGCAGGCGCTGCACCGCTGCCCGACGGCCCGCTCGCGGTGCTCGTCGACGCCGAGCGCGTCGGGCAGGTGCGCGACGGGCTGGGGGACCGCGACGTACGCGTGGTGCCCGGCGTCGCCGAGCTGCCGGGCTCGCGCCTGCTCGACCTGGTCGCGCTGATGGACCGGCTGCG harbors:
- the rfbD gene encoding dTDP-4-dehydrorhamnose reductase, producing MSRWLVTGAAGMLGRDVVTALEAAPGQTVDARTRAQLDLLDEGALRAAVAEADVVVNCAAWTDVDGAEAAEEAARRVNGDAVEVLARECARRGARLLQPSTDYVFSGEATQPYAEDAPPSPVNAYGRTKLVGERAVLELHPEAGYVVRTAWLYATHGRSFVTTMARLAEERPTVDVVDDQVGAPTWTRDLADALLAVGLAEQAPPGVYHATSSGQTSWYGLARATFELLGHDPERVRPTSSAVLQRVARRPGYSVLGSGRWRSASLPPVRDWFEALQSWKNAYDTPRARSSR
- the rfbB gene encoding dTDP-glucose 4,6-dehydratase, translated to MRLLVTGGAGFIGSHFVRTALAGGYPALAGAELVVLDALTYAGTLTNLPDVERTPGLRFVHGDVCDVDLVDALVADADAVVHFAAESHVDRSIAASAEFVRTNVLGTQTLLDAARRHSLGKFVHVSTDEVYGSIETGSWSETAPLEPNSPYSASKASSDLLARAYARTHGLDVSVTRCSNNYGPHQFPEKVVPLFVTNLLDGRSVPLYGEGRNVRDWLHVDDHCRGIALVLERGRGGEVYNIGGGTELTNRELTERLLAALGADWSRVVQVPDRLGHDLRYSVDISKVSTELGYAPRVPFDEGLAATVEWYRDNRSWWEPLKAAAALGAAG
- the rfbA gene encoding glucose-1-phosphate thymidylyltransferase RfbA produces the protein MKGIILAGGTGTRLHPITRGISKQLMPVYDKPMVYYPLWTLVQAGIREVLVITTPQDRDSFARLLGDGSELGMSIDYAVQPRPEGLAQAFLIGAGFVGGGTVALVLGDNIFYGAGLDEQLKAVHDVDGGRIFAYRVADPTAYGVVEFDDDGRVLSIEEKPAQPRSPYAVPGIYFYDNSVLEIAAGLTPSARGELEITAVNAEYLRQGRLAVTVLPRGTAWLDTGTFDSMVQATEFVRAVELRQGQKIGCIEEAAWREGWIDDDQLAGLAQDLRASGYGDYLLSLLGR
- a CDS encoding dTDP-4-dehydrorhamnose 3,5-epimerase family protein; amino-acid sequence: MEIRRLSVPDAYEVTPVQHRDGRGAFLEWFREDVFEAEVGRPFRLRQANVSVSRLGALRGVHFADVPPGQAKYVTCLSGSVLDVVVDLRVGSPTFGRWDAVELDDVSRRAVFLSEGLGHGFVARTDGAVVSYLCSEGYAPGREHGVMPFDPDLGVDWGAPAERLLLSPKDEAAPTLAQARADGLLPDYRACRALYAASAS
- a CDS encoding sugar transferase, whose product is MPTQQELVAARADDRPTLVHRPSVPDDRPVLVPEPARPWGDHVLGAGTRLPRAWQRRYTAAVVASDAAAAVVISLVLVAYLLHRDSGSGAVAVGGLLAFPAVWMASLAVGRCYEERFLLSGGEAFKRLSDTGLRLLAVAAVVAALSEGTAARLVALVAVPLALLAGAVARAVGRARLHALRAKGAAMHRVVVVGSAAAVAEMVRLCRTDSTSGFSFVGALVDGPAVAGAELEGVPVLGEPSAAGSLVASSGADTLLVASGVDAEALTRLCWLVEGLGADVFVAPNLSGVSGPRLSVHPVGGVPLLHVDEPELSGPRRLLKSLFDRTMAAAGLLALLPVLAAVALAVKLDSRGPVVFKQVRVGKAGTPFTMWKFRSMVPDAERRRTEIEHLNDHGDDHVLFKMKDDPRITRVGKFLRRYSLDELPQLVNVLRGEMSLVGPRPPLPSEVERYADSSTRRLLVRPGLTGLWQVSGRSDLSWEESLRLDLHYVENWSLFFDLHILWKTGSAVLGRSGAY
- a CDS encoding SurA N-terminal domain-containing protein encodes the protein MRRRSPRSRPAALVAAALSVAALAACAPVQAGSAAIVGDRRITTDSVRSTVDELVAQSPQVERTQALGATVSSMVEYALVDELAARQRPPVTVSDAEIAAARQQFTAQAGGEEALTQAFLQQRVPRSGESTFLRSLLLRQKIAAQLAPAAASDDERSAAFAKAATALQDELDIKVNPRFGRFDPKTFAVTPLASGGLATAASPAPSAPAAG